One window of the Candidatus Zixiibacteriota bacterium genome contains the following:
- a CDS encoding 3-deoxy-D-manno-octulosonate 8-phosphate phosphatase, YrbI family (modular protein) — translation MPLKKKHLTGKELARRFKAIKLLALDVDGVLTDDHIYFGPDGFEMKQFNISDGFFMVLARRAGLEIVIVSGRPSQATTTRMKDLGIKYILQEMKDKRKQLLPLLDRLKIDPSQVAFVGNEILDIGLAREVGLSVAVADACDELKEMVDYVTRAKGGRGAVREVIRAYFDGNNLDPASYLI, via the coding sequence ATGCCTTTAAAAAAGAAACACCTGACAGGAAAAGAACTGGCCCGGCGATTTAAAGCCATCAAACTTCTGGCCCTCGATGTCGACGGCGTTCTCACCGACGATCATATTTATTTCGGGCCCGATGGCTTCGAGATGAAGCAGTTCAACATTTCCGACGGATTCTTCATGGTGCTGGCCCGGCGCGCCGGACTGGAAATTGTCATCGTTTCCGGCCGCCCCTCCCAGGCCACCACGACCAGAATGAAAGATCTGGGAATCAAATATATCCTGCAGGAAATGAAAGATAAGCGGAAACAACTGCTTCCCCTTCTGGACCGATTGAAAATCGACCCCTCTCAAGTGGCCTTTGTCGGCAATGAAATTCTCGATATCGGGCTGGCCCGCGAAGTGGGGCTTTCGGTCGCGGTAGCCGACGCCTGCGACGAACTCAAAGAGATGGTCGATTATGTCACAAGGGCCAAAGGGGGACGGGGGGCGGTCAGGGAAGTCATCCGGGCTTATTTCGACGGAAATAATCTTGACCCGGCTTCGTATTTAATTTAG
- the kdsA gene encoding 2-dehydro-3-deoxyphosphooctonate aldolase, translated as MAINVDRIIDGRRLFLIAGPCVIESEEICFRVAERLRELSDKYDLPVIFKSSYAKANRLSGDSFAGRGIEYGLTILQKVGHKFNLPLLTDVHETIEIPPAAQVVDILQIPAFLCRQTELVRQAAATGKWINIKKGQFLAPEDMEKIAGKAKSGKVMLTERGSSFGYHNLVVDFRSLLIMKRFGYPVIFDATHSLQLPGGGGHVSTGQPEFVIPFARAAVAVGIDGLFVETHPDPARALSDSGAMLPLEQMETLIQEILKVRNSQ; from the coding sequence ATGGCTATTAATGTAGATAGGATTATCGACGGTAGACGGCTGTTCCTCATTGCCGGCCCGTGTGTGATCGAATCCGAGGAAATCTGCTTTCGGGTTGCGGAGCGTCTCCGCGAACTCTCCGACAAATATGACCTTCCTGTCATTTTCAAGTCATCCTATGCCAAGGCCAATCGGCTCTCGGGAGATTCATTCGCCGGTCGTGGCATCGAATATGGCCTGACCATCTTGCAGAAAGTCGGCCATAAATTCAACTTGCCGCTCCTGACCGATGTCCATGAAACGATTGAAATTCCCCCTGCGGCGCAGGTGGTTGACATTCTGCAGATCCCGGCCTTTCTCTGCCGTCAGACAGAACTGGTGCGCCAGGCGGCCGCGACCGGTAAATGGATTAATATAAAGAAGGGCCAATTTCTGGCTCCCGAAGATATGGAAAAAATCGCGGGCAAAGCCAAATCGGGTAAAGTCATGCTGACCGAAAGAGGCTCCTCCTTCGGCTACCATAATCTGGTCGTCGACTTTCGCTCCCTTTTAATAATGAAGAGATTCGGCTATCCGGTAATTTTTGACGCCACTCATTCTTTACAATTACCCGGCGGCGGCGGGCATGTTTCCACCGGCCAGCCGGAATTCGTGATCCCCTTCGCCCGAGCCGCGGTGGCGGTTGGGATCGACGGTCTTTTTGTCGAGACTCACCCGGATCCGGCCCGGGCCCTGAGCGATTCCGGGGCCATGTTGCCACTGGAACAAATGGAAACCCTTATTCAGGAAATATTGAAAGTCCGAAATTCTCAGTAG
- a CDS encoding exported hypothetical protein (Evidence 5 : Unknown function) produces MFGKKIKFGALILLIVLLAVSGCGKRRFHDKGAKAAPTDSLVVTVKGENGTSVFDLTARDHKIDYIETSSGIFIKGIDSVESNFQYGWLYSVNDSVAQVAADKYLTSDGDTIKWHFRKFQNGY; encoded by the coding sequence ATGTTCGGGAAAAAAATAAAATTCGGTGCTCTAATCCTTTTGATAGTGCTCCTCGCTGTCTCGGGGTGCGGCAAGCGGCGCTTTCACGATAAAGGTGCAAAAGCGGCTCCGACCGACAGTCTCGTAGTAACCGTGAAAGGTGAGAACGGAACATCGGTATTTGATTTGACCGCCAGAGACCATAAAATCGACTATATCGAGACATCCTCGGGGATATTCATAAAGGGCATCGATTCGGTCGAGTCTAATTTTCAATACGGCTGGCTTTATTCGGTCAATGATTCCGTCGCTCAGGTCGCGGCCGATAAATATCTGACCAGCGACGGTGATACCATTAAATGGCATTTCAGGAAGTTTCAAAATGGCTATTAA
- a CDS encoding Efflux transporter, RND family, MFP subunit: MIKKIILISFSAVLVGGVLFFAVNGSAKKDDGFKKVKIEKGSIIEKALAVGKIQPEKEISVKSKISGIVKKIYVDIGDKVKEGDPLIDVAPDPTPIEYAEAKRQVEIEEVGYDNSQREFDRVKMLKDKQLVANQEYEAKKAALDESQLRLKLAREKLELIESGKIEIADRHVDNTIRAPISGMVLSKLVEEGDPVVPLTSYQAGTELMTLARMDNLIFKGTVDEIDVGKLKDGMAVDINVGAIPNDTLHGYLEKISPKAHKEEGSTLFDIEIRLQEVGKSFLRAGYSANADIIITKKADILLAPERLVKITDSSASVEVFDSLGAIVPKPVKTGLSDGMNIEIVEGLQEGDQIVERPPKEIK, from the coding sequence ATGATAAAGAAGATAATTCTCATTTCCTTCAGCGCCGTCCTGGTCGGAGGGGTACTTTTTTTTGCGGTCAACGGTTCGGCCAAAAAGGATGACGGATTCAAAAAGGTCAAGATCGAAAAGGGCTCCATAATCGAGAAAGCGCTCGCGGTCGGTAAGATTCAGCCGGAAAAAGAAATCTCGGTCAAATCGAAAATCTCCGGAATTGTCAAGAAGATATATGTCGATATCGGTGATAAGGTGAAAGAGGGGGATCCTCTTATCGATGTCGCGCCGGATCCGACGCCGATCGAGTATGCCGAAGCCAAGCGCCAGGTTGAAATCGAAGAGGTCGGTTATGACAATTCGCAGCGTGAATTCGACCGGGTAAAGATGCTCAAAGACAAGCAACTTGTCGCCAACCAGGAGTACGAAGCCAAAAAAGCGGCTCTCGACGAGAGCCAGCTTCGTCTGAAACTGGCGCGCGAAAAACTGGAACTGATCGAATCGGGGAAGATCGAAATCGCCGATCGGCATGTCGATAACACCATCCGCGCCCCAATCAGCGGCATGGTCCTATCCAAACTGGTGGAAGAAGGGGACCCGGTTGTACCATTGACATCATACCAGGCCGGAACGGAACTGATGACCCTGGCCCGCATGGACAACCTGATTTTCAAAGGGACCGTCGATGAAATCGATGTGGGGAAATTAAAAGACGGGATGGCGGTGGATATCAATGTCGGAGCCATTCCCAATGACACCCTGCACGGTTACCTGGAAAAGATATCGCCTAAGGCCCATAAGGAAGAAGGATCGACGCTTTTCGACATAGAGATTCGTCTGCAGGAAGTCGGCAAATCATTTCTGCGCGCCGGCTACAGTGCCAATGCCGATATTATCATCACCAAGAAAGCCGATATTCTTCTGGCCCCGGAGCGGCTGGTAAAAATCACCGACTCCAGCGCCTCAGTCGAGGTTTTTGATTCTCTTGGCGCGATTGTGCCTAAACCGGTTAAGACCGGGCTGTCCGACGGAATGAATATCGAAATTGTCGAGGGACTTCAGGAAGGCGACCAGATCGTGGAACGTCCTCCCAAGGAAATTAAATAA
- a CDS encoding conserved membrane hypothetical protein (Evidence 4 : Unknown function but conserved in other organisms), producing MLPLLSVRQFFRDLRQQKLRTFMTMGGILWGTLAIVLLFAFGKGIYSAQMKSQKGLGENIAIVWPGMTTKTWQGLPKGRNINFTEDDVSLMKAKIGDISKISPEYSKWNVPLQYGKQVILQNVVGIWPEFGEMRNIIPDLGGRFIDALDIVQKRRVVFIGDELKQQLFGSEEAIGKYILIKNVPFRVIGVLKHKEQDSSYSGRDSRKAFIPASTFQGMYSRRYLNNFVVQQKESSSMAAVKKEIYSLLGEKYRFDPSDESALGIWDVTEGFKFLTTFFWAFRIFLVGIGVATLITGGIGVSNIMNVVLEERTKEIGIKMALGAKKSMIMMQFIFETLLLTAVGGFLGFILGMGIVKTIPLFKVEQYIGIPEVDLLGTGIAMGVLAIVGLAAGFFPARRAANLQPVQALKLF from the coding sequence ATGCTACCGCTTCTATCGGTTCGACAATTTTTCCGCGACCTCCGCCAGCAGAAACTTCGCACCTTCATGACGATGGGCGGAATTTTGTGGGGAACGCTGGCGATAGTGCTACTTTTCGCGTTCGGAAAGGGAATCTATTCTGCGCAGATGAAATCGCAGAAGGGGCTGGGTGAAAATATCGCCATTGTCTGGCCGGGGATGACCACCAAAACATGGCAGGGATTACCCAAAGGACGAAATATAAATTTCACCGAAGATGACGTCTCCCTGATGAAGGCCAAGATTGGGGACATATCGAAGATTTCGCCGGAATATTCCAAATGGAATGTCCCGCTCCAGTACGGCAAACAGGTCATTCTTCAGAATGTGGTCGGCATCTGGCCGGAATTCGGCGAGATGCGCAATATCATCCCGGATCTGGGCGGGCGTTTTATCGACGCCCTCGATATTGTACAGAAGAGAAGGGTGGTATTTATCGGCGATGAGTTGAAACAGCAGCTTTTCGGATCGGAAGAGGCAATCGGAAAATATATCCTTATCAAAAATGTGCCGTTCCGGGTGATCGGTGTTTTGAAACATAAGGAACAGGATAGTTCTTACAGCGGGCGGGACAGCCGGAAGGCTTTTATTCCGGCGAGCACTTTTCAGGGGATGTATAGCAGACGGTACCTGAACAATTTCGTGGTTCAACAGAAGGAAAGCAGCAGCATGGCGGCGGTCAAGAAGGAGATATATTCTTTATTGGGGGAAAAATATCGTTTCGATCCGAGCGATGAGAGTGCGCTGGGAATCTGGGATGTCACCGAGGGATTCAAATTTTTGACCACTTTTTTCTGGGCCTTTCGGATTTTTCTAGTCGGGATCGGCGTGGCGACATTGATAACCGGCGGAATCGGCGTTTCCAATATCATGAATGTCGTTCTGGAGGAAAGAACCAAGGAGATCGGGATAAAGATGGCCCTGGGCGCGAAGAAAAGCATGATAATGATGCAATTCATCTTTGAGACCCTGCTCCTGACGGCGGTCGGGGGATTCTTGGGATTCATACTGGGGATGGGAATTGTCAAAACTATACCGCTATTCAAGGTGGAGCAATATATAGGTATCCCGGAAGTGGATTTGTTGGGGACGGGGATCGCGATGGGAGTGCTGGCGATTGTCGGCTTGG